The window AGGGAACTCTGGGGCTCTCCTTACTCTTAACCACAGCCtaaatctctttcaaaaaatCCCATTTCCACCATTCCCTAGTGGAGATCGCTCAGAAAGCTTGCTCAGAAAGCTTACTCAGGAATGCTCTGCAAGGAGACGGCTGAGCAATGCCCCCCCGCTTCAgggggggacaggcaggagctggaggtgcCCCGGCAGGACCCGCACCACGCCCCCGCCGCGGCagcagccgggccgggccgggccgggccgggccgggccgggggcgggggggaggcaggctcggcgggacggggctggggctgcccggggaggcgggcggccggggcggggtGTGCGCGGGGCGGGCTGCCGGGGGCCGCACTTCGCCGCGGGACAGCGGCGGGTGAGCCCCCGAgtccggcccggcccgctcctgccccggAGGGAAAAGCCTCCCGAGCGAGGAGCGCAGCTGCCTCGGGCGAGCCGTGCCCGGCCAGGATGCTGCCTGCGGCCGgtcccagccccgggcagaCCTGCGGGGCCGTGCTCGCCGCCGCCGTGCTCCTGCAGTCCGTCTGCGTGGCCGTCACCTTCCTCTACTTCACCAACGAGCTCAAACAGGTCGGTGGGGGCAGGcagccggggtggggggggagacCCCGCGCTCTCCCGTTCTGTCTCCTTTTGTTTGGCCGGGACAAGGACGGACAGACAGAAACCCGCCCGGCGTCGGTCCCTGCTCTCTGCCGGAGCCGGCTGCAGGTTTGCGCTGCGCTGTCGGCGATGCGAgcggagctgcaggcagcttaaaagtgtttgtttagccggagagcaggagagcagaTCCCCAGACAAAGAACTTCGCTAAGTGCGTGCCTGCTCCTTTGTCTAAGCTTGCCTTGGGCCGCGGGTGTGCACGCAGGGAATGGAGGTCAAGGCAAGATTAAAAagggtttgccttttttttttttaaaaaaaagttagaaatttttttttgggggggggggggggggcagagaagTAGCAAATGTGCTTTTCATTAGATGGCCGAACTTGGTACCTCATCCCATTGCGGTGCCCCATCAGCACTGCAGGCCGGTAGTGGCGCTCGGGGGGCTCCCACAGCAGCTTCTGTCAACTGGGTGCTCCTGgaaacaacagggaaaaaaggctgACAAAAGCTGAGGTGCCTTTTAAACGCCTCCTCTAGGAAGATACATCGTTCTAAGACAATGACTAATCCCAAAGGAATTTCACCCAGACGGCAAACACCACTGAATTCCCCAGAATGACTTATAAAATACCCATTGTATAGTCTAGATTGGTTTCCTTGCAGCCACCCTTCAAGCCTGCTAGCTGCTGTTTaactctttcctcttcctgcaaaagatcatttgcatttcaggaaaattacatttagtTGATAGTCCCATGTGTGTGGTCTGACTTTTCATTGACCCCCTAGTACTCAGGGTTTCCCTGGGTGTTTTAGCTAAAATTTACTACGCTGCTATAAGTGGTACCAGCATGCTGCTCTACCTGGCACAAAGGTAAACATAACTGCAGGTAAGTGTACTATAGTTGCACAACTTCAGAAAGTATTGCATAAATGTAAAATACTATGTTACCTGTGCATATATTCCACACCAAATTTAATAGGTGGCGTCTTCTGAGGTGTCCAAGTCCTCTGTGAAGCAAATGTTAAAGGATATGCAGTATTCTACAATATGAGCCAATGCTCGTGCTTTGGAAATgcataaaacagattttcctgCTAAGTTTATAGCTGTGGCTGTCCCATATTTATGGAAATGGGGGAGTCACAGAAATGTGTTGGTTTTATGAAATCAGGTTACATAATActgctaatgaagaaaaatatataaaagcatttttgtctCTTCACGCATTTGGTTCAGAGTCCTTTGCTAACAAGTTTCCAACCTAAGTAATTAGTAACCACACTtatctttcccttccttttattCAAATATGTACACCTGTGACACAACCACATCTAGTAACTCGCCCAAATACAGCTCACTGTCTCTGAAGAATAACAAGCCTGCATTTGGTGTGAAAAGCTAAATCTGCTCGCACTGAAGTTCTGCTGGGCTTCAAAGTAAGGTTGCTGGCTCTGGAGGGGGTACCTTAAGCACATACTCTTGCATCTGCTGCacaacaaacaaggaaaaagctTATCTAGAAACACAGTCTGCTAGCCCACATCCACACGGTGCATGTGGAATAAATCTCAAACTGTGATTTCTGTCtgcccatttttttccctttatttttcacaatatCTGCATTTCTAGACCTTCACCAAATTACTATGGCTGCACAGACTGcagatatttttatctttacaaAAAGAATAATGTATAActagcagggtttttttctctacagctgTAGTAATCTGAGCAGGACTATGAATATGACCATTTGTTTAACAGTTTTGCTATGGGAGGAAGTGCTGAGACACAAGCACAATAAAGTTCATTATGTCTCAGGATacagggctggaaggaaaaTATCCTCAGacttccttctgttttgaaaacatagTCCGTGCACTACTAGAATAGGAGAGAAGCTTTACAAGATAACGTTCCTGCAGGACTTCTGTCCTCAAAAACTTCAGTGCTACAGATAAACCTCATTTGAGTAAGTCTCACAACACCTCAATGCCTTGCTTTCTCTACCCATAAAACAGAAATGCCAATCCTTCAGTACCATACCACAAGGTTGCATTCCCTGAGGAGTtcaaaatgcattcaaaatacTGTTCCAGTGCCAGGATAGTAAAGCTGTTTGGGGGAAAGCATGCCAGGtaaggaaaaggcagcagcacaggactGGTTGTTTACATATTGGAGGGCAAAGCTCAGAGGTGAGCTGTAGCAGATCTGGTAAGAGAATAAACTAACATCTCATcttcctacattttttttcttaaactcaTCAAACTACTTTGTTATAGAAGCTAGTATAGTTAAATCTGTCAGAGCCCTTAGTTTTAAGTGCGGTTTTACCTTAATAAGCGCATCATTTTAATCACTTCGAGTTCTTGAAACAAGAAACCTGATTTCAGAATATCACTGTACTTCTCAGCAGGACACAGAAGCCTCCACAAACACTCGTAGTGGTGGCCCCATTTCGCTTTGATGCCTACAAAGTACAAAACCATTTCAAGTATTAGATGAAGCTCAGCAGAGTGCTGCTGCAAACTGAAAGTAGGACTTGCAGGGTTATATGGGTGAATTCTCCTAATCCTCCCGGGGCAGGAAAGCTCTTCCTAAATGCCTTTGTTTTCTAACAGGCAGAAAAAGCCTGGAGAGTGAGGCAGGAGGTGACTCCATTTGTTCCTTTCAATATGCCAGTCTCAAGGACGCTGAAACTGTACTTGTAGAATAAATGTGTCTGTTTAGCAAATCACACTTCTTTAACATAAGAGTGAAATGTAAACGTTAGAAGCAGCCCATCTGAATGCTTTGCATGCTTATTGCTGACCGCTCTTTGCTCCCGAGTTCCTGCAGCACTTGGCTGGCACAAGAAGCCTTCCCACTCTTTAACAGCtgatgcagcagcaaagaggagCTGATCTCTGCTGGCGTTCGCTGGAGGCAGCGCAGGTTATGTGCTCTTGCACCAAACAACTTAAACAACAGGTTATGTGCTCGTACATTAAACAACAGCGCCAGCTGGAGTTGTATCTGCCGCCTGGCCCTGCGGATGCCGCGGGGCTTTGGGAAGAGCTTTCCGCTGGAATAGAAACTCTCCCAGCCAGGTTCCCTTGGAGCCAACAGGAGGTTTGCCACTCTCTTCAAACTCGTTGCTCTTTATCGGAAGAAAACGTGCTTTCTCTGTGACTAGAGGGTATAGACATAGGCCCACGATACAAGCATTCagcattataattttttttggaCCCAAATGATGTCTGGACTTTGTCCTGGACTGTTAGGTCAAAGACAGTTACAGCGAGACCCCAGATTGGATATGAGGAGGATGTAGTATGGATATATATCAGCGAAAGCCTGGATTATAAGTGTCTGAAAAGACagaatggaaaatacttttaaggTCTGGTATTTGATTTCAGCCTCAataatttgggaagaaaaatcctttgtgcaaaagaaatgtttttaatgcagAACTAGAGAAACTAAAGAATCCACAATGTTAGTGATTTGGGTATTGAATTTTCACAAAGCTTATTTAGCTGAGTGCTAGATACCAAATTTATGTCCATGGAGATCATGTAAGTATATTTTTGCATATTGGGTATGCCATCAGAAATAAATGACTATGTAAAGTCAGGGTGAATTACTCGTGCTGTCTCTATAGTCACAACTTGCACCATACTAGcaaatgctttaaagaaaagaaagtattccTAAGCGTAGTGAATTTAGTGAAATACCACAGCTGAGCATCTGTGAGGCACATCACAGGTGAAAAATCCTggctttcccttctgctgcagctccgGGACACATACTCCAAGAGCGGCATTGCTTGTCTCACCGGGGAGGAAATCGGAAATTTCATCCAAAACTTGGATCTAATTGAAAGCGAAGACAGAGAAGCTGATCCCTGCTGGCAAGTAAAGTGGCACCTGGGAAAGTTAATTAAAAAGGTATTTGGGAACCGACACGTTGAAACAGTGGCACTTGGCGATATTACTATTCAAAGAATTCTAATAGCAGAACAGAGAGGGGGCTCTCGGATTGTGTTCTTGCAAAGCACTAGTCAAGCCACAGCTTCAGCTGCAGAGTgcttgcactgaaaaaaaaaataatcctagattcaggaaataataaaggaaagaCGATCAGTTTTTACTAAGCTAATTTCAGCAATAGGTTGGCTTATCTGAAATACCTCAGGGTAGAAGTGCTTGATTCCAGCTTGTTTTCTACCTGACCGTACAGACCGTAGTGCTTGCAGAGGTGTAACTCCCTCTTTGGAAACACAGGGAGACTGGCAtgagaaaatgagatgaaatgTAGCACGGGGAGAGGTAAAAAGGTGCCTGAGGAATGGTCCAGTCACGAGCTGTGTAATGTATTAGGGGAGGAAAGAGCGAGCGAGCACACGGCATCGGGCACAGCACCTTCCCAGCTCAGCATTCAGAGAACACCATCTCCTGCATGACTTACACACAATACGTGTAATTTTGgctacagagaagaaaataagccTGGCTGAAAAATCAGGAAGGCTATAATCTACAGGAATGGTTTTCAAAATCCCATCTCCAGCACATAAAAAATGTTCATCCATAAAAATTCATTTCTGGCTGAAACTTACCTGGCAAATCTTGCAGCCCAAAATAGATCCTGTATTTGTATTCAGAGATCTCGGCTCCTTCGGTGGAAGTTCTGCCAGTGAAGTCCCTGCACTTCTGCgtaaagaaaacattgctttaTTTAGTGGACATTAACACATGTAATATACCTACTAGCTCCCtgattacttaaaaaaatatagccTGGGTgctagaaataataataataaattataatgataagaagatgatgatgataataataggATAGATAGATGACAGAAATATGACAGGGCAGAACCCATCAGCAAGTGGCAATACAGGGCCCCTATTAGTCACCCAGGTAAATCATCTCAAACCATCagcttgctgcagctgcaccaCTTGGTAACCAAACCGGTCGGTAACCACACCAGTTCATTTCAGCAGTCAGCGAACAGTTATAAAGAAGGGATAATGCACAAAGTAAGATCTGCTGGCTTAAGAGCTTAGATAGATAGAGAGGTAgaggtataaaaataaatgaaatgtaatttcCCAGAACCAGGATCCCACAGAAGTGCACACAGCCAAGTATTCTGCGAACGGAAGCTGATGTTTGTACGCTGTAtctctttttaattaagaagAGCATGAGGGTCAAATTTTCCAATAGACCAAAAGCCCAGATGGCTGAGctgtcttgaaaatgttttcccacGTATTTCATTACATAAAAGACGTAAATGTAGAAACACTTTATTACAACAAATTAATAGGCTTTTTTTGATTTGCCTGTTGATCAAATCCAGAATACCCTTTATTCATGAGTTTGAGAAAAGAGTGTCTTTTTCCTGCACCTATCAGTTTCTGCTGACAGactaatttgttttctctgtgtttgttgGCAGATGATGTCGAGAAGCTACGAGGAAAAGATATCTGCAGTCAACGGTATTATAATAATTTTACTATCTGTGGCAAAAGAGCTGCTAGCGGCACCTGATGTGTAGCGActcaaggaatttttttcaaagtgcagAAACCAGTGACTAAGATCTTGTACAGTTACGCAGTCCTTTGGCAGCAAGTTATTGAAAAATGATTACTTATTACTAGAAGACAAACTTTCAGGAGCCAGAAATATGGTCAGATGCTCAGAGCAAGGTAACCGAGGTGGATGCAGAGGACTCAGCTTCTAGACCTCAGTCCCACAGTGTTACGGGGACATTTAAGCAGCCTGCTCTCCCGGGAGCAAGCAGCACTGAACTGCTGTACCCATAGATCGATTAAGGAATAGCTCTGCTGAAGCTCAGACAGCTCTAAACATGTTGAGCGAAAGCACTATGATCTCCAAGTGGAAATTCGGAGTAAAGCTTATGAATACTTTAACCATAAAAGATACTGATCGTGAATGTGAAAATTTGGTACTATGGGTTATTTTAAGTTGCTTATTGGTagttttggggctgggggaggggggaaagggagaaaacagagaGGCGTGTAAAGACATTTCAAGGAGAGCGAGAGCGACTGAGAAATTGGAGCCTTATTAGCCAATACATCATTCTTATGATttagtcaattaaaaaaaaaaaggtgtacaTATTCCTTAAAATCAGGTCAAATGGGACAGATGTGCTTTCTAACCCCCTTGCTTCTAACCTGAGGTTCCTTTTCTGGTCTTTCCTTAGCTGACAGAGCCCTGACGCTGTCGCACACCGATGGGCAGCCACCGCGCAGTCCCAGCAACAGGATCGCGGCGCATCTGACGGGCAACAGCAATAAGAGGAATTCCCTGTCCCCACGCAGTAaggaaaaaccttttaaaacagTTAAAGATCACAGAACTTACTCTCTCAGTGCTAGCCTGGTGCTTACATATGCTTTTTAATACTTGCATTGAGTTAACGGTAAGAAACAAATCataaaaaagtcattttatGCCAGACAATGCTTTTTTCAGCTAGGAGAAAAAGCCCACTCCCTCTGGGTACCTCactaatttttcttctggaaccttcactggggggaaaaaaaaagatatatccTTCTTCCTAATgttaagttttcttcttttctttcctttaatttccttctgttaGTTGTGTGAGTCCCAGCTGCTATGGTGACAGACCTATTAGTAACGTGAGACAGAGACAGGAGAGACTTGACATTCAGGCCATGTTAATGACAGGCTTGGTGGGGTTTCTGCAGCTTCGGAGGGTATCAGACTCAAATGGATATCTTCACTTTGTTACTAAGGAACACCACGGCGCTTTTCCTCTTACTTGGCagcaaaaaagttaaaaataaaggtagTTCACGTGAATTCCCACATAGAACTAAACAGCTTGCTTCTGGACCTTCAAATTGTTTTGAGAATGGACCTAAAGAGCCGCTGGGAAGAGCAGGTTTCCTGACGTCGTTGTTAAAAACCAGATTCTCTGACTAGCAGACACCTGGCTTCACTACCTGGcttttaatttaacattttctctcttttttttttttctcaagtagATTCCTCGCCCAGAAGAGGGAACgggcaaaaaataaacaactggGAATCGTCAAGGAAAGGTCACTCTTTCCTGTACAACGTGGAGCTGAGAAACGGCGAGTTAGTGATACCCCAGACCGGGTTTTATTACATCTACTCACAAACTTATTTTCGTTTCCGCGAAAACGAGAACGAGGATTCAGATTTGTTGGCGCAAATCAGGAACCCCAAACAGCTTGTCCAGTATGTTTACAAACTGACTAATTACCCAGAGCCCATTTTGCTCATGAAAAGCGCAAGAACAAGCTGCTGGTCTAAAAAGGCAGAATATGGACTTTACTCCATCTACCAAGGTGGTGTCTTTCAACTGAAAAGCGAGGACAGGATTTTTGTCTCTGTCAGTAATGGTGACATAGTTGACATGGACAAAGAAGCCAGTTTTTTTGGAGCCTTTATGATCGGTTAAAAGATGAAAATCGTGCTCCAAAAGGAGCCAGTTTTCCTAGTCAGGACCAGCTTAAAATTCTATAAAACAGGGATAATAAGCAAACACTGTAGCAGCACAGACAATACCTGACTCCCCTTTCTCAGCTCACTCAGCGCGAGGTCCGACCGTGCCGGATACTCTCCCGCCagtggggaaggggcagcagcagctggctgcagctggggacagcGATGCTTTGTGCAGGCACGGGCACTGCGGCTCGCTGCCCAGCCGGGCTTGGGACGCACGAGGATTTCACACGCCACAGACGATACCTTTGGCAGAACCCCAGGCAGGTAAGCGCTCGCCACCACCTCCGCAGAGATGCTCCACGCCAGCTCAGCTGTGGCAGGTAGGATGAAGGATGCTCCGGGTCCGGTTACCTGAGGCTGAGACGGACATCAGATTTTATTCGTGGTCTCCACTGGGACCCCGTCCTGAAGATCTCAGCTCCTATAAGGAGCCTTTGCAAGTACTGCTTCCGAGATGCAGCTTGCAATTATTCTGGAAGCTTTTGTTTGAACCTGAGCTTTACAAAAGTTGAAAGGCCATCAGCAACTCAAACTGCACATCTTCATCTCATCTCACAAAACACTGAAACACCTAATTAATTTTAAGCACACGAACGGTCTGACTAAACCAGGGTATTTACATGACTGAAATTAAACACGTACTTAAGCATTTTTCAGATCGTGGCTTGAGTAAACACATTAGTCTGTCTTAATCAGGATATTGTACATaaaaacagctgctgaaatGGCACAGAAGAGGTTTTGAAATCAATCAGTATTTTGATCAGCACATTATGATAGTGCCTATTTCCTTAATTGCTGTGCTGCAAAGATTTCACCAGGCTTCCAATAGGTTCAGTAATGTAGTTGCTGTTATATTTGTTGACAGCAAGTACTTGATCCAAAAaaaggtttgtgggttttttttttttaaatactgaattctaTTAGACATTTGCTGCAAATTAAGCATGACATGGTTCTTCCATGTTTATTTGTACTGGCCTGTATTTGGTAGGATGTAATGCAGAATAACACCCCCCGATGACtaatattttaaggaaaacagacaaCTATCCGTACTTAAACAAGAGCTGCATATTTACGTAatgctgttttgattttattttatttttaggaatggtttgaaaattttctttttttttttttaaacagtaatttttttaaaaaaggtgaccactattttttttaactcaacgAGTAGGactattttatattaaaaaaaaaaaaaagaaaaaaaaatttgcaagtgTAAACTGTGTGGGTTAGATCCACAGCAAAAGTCAGGTAGCATAAATCAGCACATCCACAGCATCGTCAGTGGAGCAATACCAGTTTACATCATGAATGCATTTTGCCCAGGTTCAGgggaaacagggaaaagaaggtgaaagtgaaaaaaaattggagggaaaggaagacagTTGTTCCACAAATGTTACTTTACATCAACAGAATGATGCCAGGAGAAAGTCTGGttatctggggttttttttaagacactAAGGTTGCCGTGGGAACCCTCACATTCACCTCCCCATTCTGGTAATTAAATCACTGTACAGCCCTTGCATATGGGCTTCGTGAATAAACACTCATCGTTCGTCTTACTACTTTGTCAACAAGAGGAAATGAATAGACACAAGCCCCTGCATTTATTGTGTCATTCAGAAAAGCAGGTACGTTGCTTCACTTAAATACCTGCCTTCGGTTGGATCGCTTAAATACATGCATTCAAGCAGCAAGAGAATTATTTCAAGAATATCCTTCTTTTGACAGGTTAGGGCAAAGAAACACACTGCCATAAGCCTAAAATGATAAGTTTCAACTTTTGCCAGCTGTTTTAACATAGTGTTTTCAGTGCTAGTCAAATATGTGAAATTCTGCGTCGTTTACTGGAACCCTTCGGTTTGTCTCGTTCCCAAATCATCTGTTtcaacagagaacagaaaatatttctacagttttctttcagatttcactatttaattcagaaattttCTGCCTGCCAGAAAAGGCGAGGGGGAAAAAGCCATTCCCTGCATATCTGGATGTCTGCTATATTGGAGAAATGACTTCTGTAGGTTCTCCGTGCAAATGGAGCGGGCTTTTCGATCTCGGCACAGGACTGACCCATGTTATCAGGTCTGAGGGGGTTTTCTaagcaatattttatattcaaaagttaattttttatttttttttgaaatgttattttaggagcctgtttgaaagaaaatgtatttgaactgtgaaaaagtattttggatTTACTGCTGGCAGCTTAGAGTTCGAAACTTTCCCTGTAGCTAAGAACCAATTTATGTAACGTAGGAGTCGTGGCTGCTAGAAAGGACTGGAAGGAAACCGTGGGGGACTCCACAAACTTGCAGCTCATGCTAAGACAAACTATCTATTACACACAGACTTTTGTTGCTCTGTGTTCTCTCGTCAATTCTCAATATATAACACCATGCCCGCTGTCGCCTGGGGACTGCTCCCTGGCATTACCTTCGTTTTTTATCTAAATGTACATGTTCTTGGTCTCTGCATACAGAGCATACTGCAACAGGGATCACACCGCATGATcgtattttatttctgaataatcCAAAGGCATGCTTGCCAGATACTCTCTTGGGGGAGATTATCAAGCAATATCAGGACACGTTTGAAGATGAATGGAAGGATGTAGCAACTTCTGTTTGTACATTTGCACGCCGAATCATACTTTTCATCTCACTTTCTGTGGAATGGCGAATGTagcaaatttttatttgtggATGTAGGTTGCTCTGACATGTAAATATTGTCATTTTTCTACATGTATTttctataaaacatttttagtaaATAGTTATTTGGTCTTGCAGTGATGATTGGTGTCATCCTATGGCTTCCCTGTCTGAAATAGTTTCTCTGACATTGGTTGGCATCAGCTATAATCCGTTAAGTGCCACAAACGGTTGCAATGCCCAGGACACCGTGCAAACCGTTGAGCAGTGCCGTATTGTGTAATGCCACATAACTGGCTTCCAGACCCTAGCTGGTGAGCAGGATCTGGAAGCAGTACGCTgaagaaatcactgaaaatgaTCTCATGACCAGAGACAACAAAATGCTGAGCACTGCCCTTGAGGTTCTTCTCATGTTTCTGGGCTTTGGCAATTATTTAAGTACTGCGAAATCTATTTAGTAGGAAAACATCTGGTCCTTACCCATTACCGAACTACAGGAGAAGATATATTGAGTTCAGAGGGATGAGGGCCATTTACACAGACgtaggaaagcagcagcaaactggaGATTCCCTAACGCTGAAAACAAAtgcaccccctgccccaaaaGCAAACGGGATATTGTCTGGTCTGTTCACTCCACTTCTACATTTTGCCCCAACCAAAAACGAGTACGAAACCCAAGCGAACCCTGGAAACTCAACAAGACATGAAGACATCGTCTCACCTCACCGCCAGCCCCGAGATGGGAGAGGGGGTCGTTTCATCCTGCAGAGAGGGGCTatggctggagcagcagcaaggtgcCACAGCAGGGAAGCCGGTTGCTCCTCGGGGACAAACCCCCAGGAACGTTGCCCCCACCCTAGCCACCCCAAGGGCTATTTCACCTCTGTGTGCCTCCTTTTGCCATCGCCTTCTCTTGGCA of the Grus americana isolate bGruAme1 chromosome 9, bGruAme1.mat, whole genome shotgun sequence genome contains:
- the TNFSF10 gene encoding tumor necrosis factor ligand superfamily member 10 isoform X2 → MLPAAGPSPGQTCGAVLAAAVLLQSVCVAVTFLYFTNELKQLRDTYSKSGIACLTGEEIGNFIQNLDLIESEDREADPCWQVKWHLGKLIKKMMSRSYEEKISAVNADRALTLSHTDGQPPRSPSNRIAAHLTGNSNKRNSLSPRNSSPRRGNGQKINNWESSRKGHSFLYNVELRNGELVIPQTGFYYIYSQTYFRFRENENEDSDLLAQIRNPKQLVQYVYKLTNYPEPILLMKSARTSCWSKKAEYGLYSIYQGGVFQLKSEDRIFVSVSNGDIVDMDKEASFFGAFMIG
- the TNFSF10 gene encoding tumor necrosis factor ligand superfamily member 10 isoform X1, with the protein product MLPAAGPSPGQTCGAVLAAAVLLQSVCVAVTFLYFTNELKQLRDTYSKSGIACLTGEEIGNFIQNLDLIESEDREADPCWQVKWHLGKLIKKMMSRSYEEKISAVNADRALTLSHTDGQPPRSPSNRIAAHLTGNSNKRNSLSPRIDSSPRRGNGQKINNWESSRKGHSFLYNVELRNGELVIPQTGFYYIYSQTYFRFRENENEDSDLLAQIRNPKQLVQYVYKLTNYPEPILLMKSARTSCWSKKAEYGLYSIYQGGVFQLKSEDRIFVSVSNGDIVDMDKEASFFGAFMIG